The proteins below are encoded in one region of Deltaproteobacteria bacterium:
- a CDS encoding ABC transporter permease: MTWLLTMAWRDSRGSRRRLLLAAAAITCGLAALVAITSFSSNVREAVHNQAKILLGADLVLSSRQPFGTETEVEIAALGGDQSREIRCNSMAYFPKSGNTRLVQVRALAGNFPYYGALETAPSDAAHTFSTGPHALVDESLLYQFDAQVGDTITIGTFSFAIVGRLQKIPGEAGAASLIGPRVYIPLAYLPQTALVQEGSMVTYRVYFKLPKETDPDRLLDTLRPHLNKYNLEGDTVQKRAASVGKMLENLTRFLNLTGFVALLLGGIGVASAIHVYMTEKLATVALLRCLGARQRHIFTIYLVQAIALGIMGAVLGAIIGVSIQQTLPRLLRDFLPVRIDTAISWSALAQSLTAGVGIVFLFSLLPLLGVRHVSPLQALRSSLAEQLSTPRDPLRSGIIALIGLGVFLFSLLHTEHWWHGLVFCAALVAAFLLFAAIATAIMAVARTAVSPSWPYVWRQGFANLHRPHNQTSILLLALGLGAFLLMTLQFVQQALVDQVSRRHNANQSNLIFFDIQTDQREALAQLVRSFSLPTAQDAPLVTMRLTAVKGTSVETLRNDKRQDIAEWALQHEYRATYREQLIDTETLVTGVWKGKHDPAAQRVQVSLEEEVARALAVTVGDEIEFDIQGVPIEATIANIRKVDWQQIKPNFFVVFPTGVLEGAPQTYLLITRTPSSAVSAAVQRAVVGQFPNVSAIDLTSVLQTLDTLLSRIVFALRFMALFSIAAGMFVLVNAVLTSRQQRMKESVLLRTLGASRSQITRILIAEYALLGGFAALSGTLLALVASWALSRWWFETIFAPPLVPALLAVLLVAGVATLTGLIGNRNVVNHPPLEVLRREG, encoded by the coding sequence ATGACTTGGCTCCTTACCATGGCGTGGCGCGATAGTCGCGGCAGTCGGCGGCGACTCCTCCTCGCTGCGGCAGCTATCACCTGCGGCCTGGCGGCGCTTGTCGCCATTACCTCTTTCAGCTCGAACGTACGAGAGGCCGTGCACAATCAAGCCAAGATTCTGCTCGGCGCGGACCTCGTGCTCAGCAGCCGGCAGCCGTTCGGCACGGAAACTGAAGTCGAGATTGCCGCTCTTGGCGGCGACCAGTCGCGCGAAATCCGCTGCAACTCCATGGCCTATTTTCCGAAATCCGGTAACACGCGCCTCGTGCAGGTGCGAGCGCTGGCAGGGAACTTTCCCTATTACGGCGCGCTGGAAACTGCTCCCTCGGACGCGGCCCATACGTTTTCCACCGGACCTCATGCTCTGGTGGACGAGAGCCTACTTTATCAATTCGACGCACAGGTAGGCGACACCATTACCATTGGTACCTTCTCGTTCGCCATTGTCGGTCGTTTGCAGAAAATCCCCGGTGAAGCCGGAGCGGCCTCGCTCATCGGTCCGCGCGTCTACATCCCTTTGGCCTACCTTCCGCAGACGGCACTGGTCCAGGAAGGCAGCATGGTCACCTATCGCGTCTATTTTAAGCTGCCCAAAGAAACCGACCCGGATCGGCTGCTCGACACGCTTCGCCCACACTTAAACAAGTACAATCTGGAAGGCGACACCGTACAGAAGCGCGCAGCCAGTGTCGGCAAAATGTTGGAGAACCTCACTCGCTTCTTAAACCTGACCGGCTTCGTGGCGCTGCTGCTCGGCGGTATCGGTGTCGCCAGCGCTATCCACGTCTACATGACGGAGAAGCTCGCGACCGTAGCGCTGCTGCGTTGTCTAGGTGCACGGCAACGACACATCTTTACCATTTACCTCGTGCAGGCGATCGCCTTGGGCATCATGGGCGCGGTTCTCGGAGCCATCATCGGCGTGAGCATCCAACAGACACTGCCGCGTTTGCTCCGCGATTTCTTACCGGTGCGCATCGACACCGCCATTTCCTGGAGCGCATTGGCGCAAAGCCTCACTGCCGGAGTCGGCATTGTCTTTCTTTTTTCTCTCCTCCCTTTATTAGGGGTCCGCCACGTGTCTCCTCTTCAGGCGCTGCGTTCGTCTCTTGCCGAACAGCTCTCGACGCCGCGCGATCCATTGCGTTCCGGGATCATTGCGCTGATCGGGCTCGGGGTCTTTCTTTTTTCTCTCCTGCATACAGAACACTGGTGGCACGGTCTCGTCTTCTGCGCGGCACTGGTCGCCGCGTTTCTTCTGTTCGCGGCCATCGCCACTGCGATCATGGCCGTGGCCCGCACGGCAGTGTCGCCTTCGTGGCCATACGTGTGGCGCCAGGGCTTCGCCAACTTGCATCGCCCCCACAACCAAACCTCGATCCTTTTGCTGGCTCTCGGCTTGGGTGCGTTTTTGCTCATGACCTTGCAGTTCGTCCAACAAGCGCTGGTGGACCAGGTGTCACGCCGACACAATGCCAATCAATCCAACCTCATTTTCTTCGATATTCAGACCGACCAGCGTGAAGCACTCGCGCAGCTCGTACGCTCTTTCTCGCTTCCCACCGCGCAGGACGCGCCACTAGTGACGATGCGGCTCACCGCCGTCAAAGGCACCAGTGTGGAAACCTTGCGCAACGACAAGCGCCAGGACATCGCGGAATGGGCGCTCCAACATGAGTATCGCGCCACCTACCGAGAGCAGCTCATCGACACCGAAACCCTCGTGACCGGGGTATGGAAAGGAAAGCACGACCCTGCGGCCCAGCGCGTCCAGGTCTCGCTCGAAGAAGAAGTCGCGCGTGCACTGGCGGTAACGGTTGGCGACGAGATCGAGTTCGACATCCAAGGCGTGCCCATCGAGGCAACGATCGCCAACATTCGTAAAGTCGACTGGCAACAGATCAAGCCGAATTTTTTCGTCGTATTTCCGACTGGAGTCCTCGAAGGCGCACCGCAGACCTATTTGCTGATCACGCGCACGCCGTCCAGCGCAGTGTCGGCAGCCGTGCAACGCGCCGTGGTCGGACAGTTTCCCAACGTGTCGGCCATCGACCTCACCTCTGTGCTGCAAACCTTGGACACGCTGCTGAGCAGGATCGTGTTCGCCCTGCGCTTCATGGCGCTGTTCAGCATCGCTGCCGGGATGTTCGTTTTGGTGAATGCCGTGCTGACCAGTCGCCAGCAGCGCATGAAGGAAAGCGTCCTCCTGCGCACCTTGGGCGCTTCACGTTCACAAATCACCCGCATTCTGATCGCCGAATACGCCTTACTCGGCGGCTTTGCTGCGCTCAGCGGTACCCTCCTCGCACTCGTAGCAAGTTGGGCGCTGTCACGCTGGTGGTTCGAGACTATCTTTGCCCCGCCACTCGTGCCCGCGCTGCTCGCCGTCTTGTTGGTTGCCGGTGTGGCCACCCTCACCGGGCTGATCGGCAACCGCAACGTGGTCAATCACCCGCCATTAGAGGTGCTGCGACGAGAAGGCTGA
- a CDS encoding polyhydroxybutyrate depolymerase produces MRKSITSLVIALMLTSSLWACSSVDGGPRSTEERLPPGDHDLSLTVAGRERTYWLHIPPQRQADSPLPLVLMFHGAGGNGRGQEDWSGMDAVADREGFLVVYPDGTSLFGRRFLTWNAGGCCGYAMRNNVDDVGFVVALLKALARRVLVDRTRVYTTGMSNGAMMSYRLAVEIPERIAAITPVAGGLVTELPAASRAVPLLHIHSVDDARAVYGGDRGARLSFARRANHPAIEEVVAQWARLNGCETVPISEPTQHGMREGLDTTHTATKLTYPRCRDGIEVGLWKLTGAGHVWPGPGPRYPEWYLGSPTSVIDASEEMWRFFKKFSRADAPPLE; encoded by the coding sequence ATGAGGAAATCTATTACGTCCTTGGTGATCGCATTGATGTTGACCTCCTCTCTGTGGGCTTGTTCTTCCGTGGACGGAGGTCCCCGAAGTACGGAAGAACGCCTGCCGCCTGGAGATCACGACTTATCTTTAACGGTTGCTGGACGGGAGCGTACCTACTGGCTGCATATCCCGCCACAAAGACAAGCGGATTCTCCATTGCCGTTGGTGCTGATGTTTCACGGTGCCGGTGGCAATGGGCGTGGGCAAGAAGACTGGTCGGGCATGGACGCCGTTGCGGATCGCGAAGGATTTTTGGTTGTCTATCCAGACGGAACGAGCTTGTTCGGTCGGCGGTTTTTGACGTGGAACGCCGGGGGATGTTGCGGGTACGCCATGCGCAATAACGTCGATGATGTCGGTTTCGTTGTGGCGCTGCTCAAGGCGCTTGCGCGGCGAGTCCTCGTGGATCGCACACGCGTGTACACGACCGGCATGTCAAACGGCGCCATGATGAGTTACCGCCTCGCGGTAGAAATTCCCGAACGTATCGCCGCGATTACGCCCGTGGCGGGCGGTCTGGTGACCGAGTTGCCTGCCGCGTCGCGAGCGGTTCCCCTCTTGCACATCCATAGCGTCGATGACGCTCGTGCGGTGTATGGCGGTGATCGGGGAGCGCGACTGTCCTTTGCGCGCCGAGCGAACCACCCGGCTATAGAAGAAGTCGTTGCGCAATGGGCACGGCTCAACGGTTGCGAGACCGTGCCTATCAGCGAACCGACGCAGCATGGTATGCGCGAAGGACTCGATACCACGCACACTGCCACCAAGCTGACCTATCCTCGCTGTCGCGACGGCATCGAAGTCGGGCTGTGGAAACTGACAGGTGCGGGGCACGTCTGGCCGGGGCCAGGGCCGAGATATCCGGAGTGGTATCTTGGATCTCCGACCTCGGTGATCGACGCCTCCGAAGAGATGTGGCGGTTCTTCAAGAAATTCTCACGCGCCGATGCGCCTCCCCTCGAATAG
- a CDS encoding ABC transporter ATP-binding protein: MTPSNHDILVLRHVTKIYRNGTRPLTVLHDLSLTIESGETCAIVGPSGSGKTTLLGLCAGLDRPTSGEVHLVGRPLHQLSEDELADVRSQSVGFVFQSFQLIPTLTALENVTIPLELRGRAQARTAAVELLQRVGLEDRLYHYPAQLSGGEQQRVALARAFVHRPRILFADEPTGNLDEETSDQVMQLLFSLNQDAGTTLMIVTHDVDLAHRTQRIVRLKGGTMIEDSAAHLSRHKKIATS; this comes from the coding sequence ATGACTCCCTCGAACCATGACATCCTCGTGCTTCGTCACGTGACGAAAATTTATCGCAACGGTACCCGTCCCCTAACAGTGTTACATGACCTCTCTTTGACAATCGAGAGCGGCGAGACCTGTGCCATCGTCGGACCTTCGGGCAGCGGGAAGACGACCTTGCTCGGGCTGTGCGCGGGTCTGGATCGCCCCACCTCGGGCGAGGTGCATTTAGTCGGACGCCCGTTACATCAACTCAGCGAAGACGAACTGGCCGATGTGCGCAGTCAGTCGGTGGGCTTCGTGTTTCAGTCATTCCAACTGATCCCAACCCTCACCGCCTTAGAGAACGTGACTATTCCGCTTGAGCTACGCGGCAGGGCACAGGCCCGGACGGCAGCAGTGGAACTGTTGCAACGTGTCGGACTCGAAGATCGCTTGTATCACTACCCCGCCCAACTGTCGGGCGGCGAACAGCAGCGCGTGGCGCTGGCTCGTGCCTTCGTTCATCGCCCACGGATTCTCTTTGCTGACGAGCCGACCGGAAATCTCGACGAAGAAACTAGCGATCAAGTCATGCAGTTGCTCTTTTCACTGAACCAAGACGCCGGCACCACGCTTATGATCGTCACGCATGATGTGGACCTCGCCCACAGGACCCAGCGCATCGTTCGACTGAAAGGCGGCACTATGATCGAAGACAGCGCGGCTCACCTCTCTCGCCACAAGAAAATCGCCACTTCCTGA